A single region of the Plutella xylostella chromosome 7, ilPluXylo3.1, whole genome shotgun sequence genome encodes:
- the LOC105394009 gene encoding protein jagunal: MASRGAMVAGSSGADYEHREQVAAQYHISAVNKSRLRSAMFFHCALTVLLLMKVGVDLLDRLDIFILEIEELQIPKPRWWEWWWLSSVLAAPLGLSAVKRNSILRMRRYCLALLMLGVVPALGALAAAAPELYEYATADEPDVQMWQGLPICGIWLVWVSLAAQVLGFQLLFARRLLAAWRRRRAQ; this comes from the exons ATGGCGTCGCGCGGCGCGATGGTGGCGGGCTCGAGTGGGGCTGACTACGAGCATCGGGAGCAGGTGGCTGCTCAGTACCACATCAG TGCAGTGAACAAGTCGCGTCTGCGCAGTGCGATGTTCTTCCACTGTGCGCTTACCGTGCTGCTGCTGATGAAGGTCGGAGTGGACCTCCTCGACCGACTCGACATCTTCATACTGGAGATTGAGGAGCTGCAGATACCCAAG CCGCGCTGGTGGGAGTGGTGGTGGCTGTCGTCGGTGCTGGCGGCGCCGCTGGGGCTGTCCGCCGTCAAGCGCAACTCCATCCTGCGCATGCGACGGTACTGTCTCGCGCTGCTGATGCTCG GCGTGGTGCCGGCGCTGggcgcgctggcggcggcggcgcccgaGCTGTACGAGTATGCTACGGCTGACGAGCCCGACGTGCAGATGTGGCAG GGTCTCCCAATATGCGGTATCTGGCTGGTGTGGGTCTCGCTAGCAGCTCAGGTGCTTGGCTTCCAACTGCTCTTCGCGAGACGCCTGCTGGCGGCGTGGCGCCGGCGCAGGGCGCAGTAG
- the LOC105391460 gene encoding uncharacterized protein LOC105391460, translated as MNNLYITIILVLLSATSQGAVLNGTRKTKTNHVQQTGSGKLLCKCPIFESNNSCESAEEIIRLASVAHQLAQRSKCAAQESMRFRRDSADRAQKINKELFILCEEMKKMAYDVGKLAKCYMKQQDNDCTAGMPMPCQSIN; from the exons ATGAATAACCTTTACATTACCATTATTTTAG TCTTATTGTCAGCTACTAGTCAAGGAGCAGTCCTCAACGGaacaagaaaaacaaaaaccaaCCATGTCCAGCAGACGGGTTCAGGGAAACTTCTCTGCAAATGTCCAATATTCGAGAGCAACAACTCCTGCGAATCAGCTGAAGAAATCATCAGGCTTGCCAGTGTAGCTCATCAGTTGGCTCAAAGATCTAAGTGTGCTGCGCAAGAGTCGATGAGATTCCGTCGGGACTCTGCCGATAGGGCACAGAAGATTAATAAAGAGCTGTTTATACTCTGTGAGGAGATGAAGAAGATGGCTTATGACGTCGGAAAGTTGGCGAAGTGCTATATGAAACAACAAGACAACGATTGTACG GCCGGAATGCCTATGCCATGCCAATCAATTAACTAA
- the LOC105394007 gene encoding alpha-soluble NSF attachment protein isoform X1, which translates to MADSNEQKAMQLMAEAEKKLNSSKSFLGSLFGGSSKVEEAVDCYLRAANLFKMSKKWAQGGQAFCLAAQLHLKAGVRHDAATNFVDASNCYKKCDPNEAVSCILKAVEIYTDMGRFTVAAKQHQNIAELYETECVDLARAMQHYEQAADYFRGEESTSSANKCMLKLAQYAAQLEHYDKAIQIYEQIAKSSLDSSLLKYSAKEYMFRAALCHLCVDAQNAAFALDKYIGLYPAFADTREYKLLKELIEHLEEQNVEGFTEAVKNYDSISRLDQWYTTILVRIKKQINDDADLR; encoded by the exons ATGGCAGACAGCAATGAACAGAAGGCTATGCAGTTGATGGCGGAGGCCGaaaagaaattaaattcatcGAAATCCTTCCTTGGGTCACTTTTTGG TGGTTCATCGAAGGTGGAGGAAGCGGTGGACTGCTACCTGCGGGCTGCGAACCTCTTCAAGATGTCCAAGAAGTGGGCGCAGGGCGGGCAGGCGTTCTGCCTCGCCGCGCAGCTGCATCTAAAAGCCGGTGTCCGCCACGATGCCGCCACCAACTTTGTCGACGCCTCTAATTGTTACAAGAAGTGTGATCCTAATG AGGCGGTTTCATGTATTCTAAAGGCGGTAGAAATCTACACGGACATGGGTCGCTTCACCGTCGCCGCCAAACAACATCAG AACATAGCGGAGCTCTACGAGACCGAGTGCGTGGACCTGGCGCGAGCGATGCAGCACTACGAGCAGGCCGCCGACTACTTCCGCGGCGAGGAGTCCACGTCCAGCGCCAACAAGTGCATGTTGAAGCTCGCCCAGTACGCGGCTCAACTGGAGCATTATGACAAGGCTATACAGATCTATGAACAG ATCGCCAAATCATCGCTCGACAGCAGCCTGCTCAAGTACAGCGCCAAGGAGTACATGTTCCGCGCGGCGCTGTGCCACCTCTGTGTGGACGCGCAGAACGCGGCCTTCGCATTGGATAAATACATCGGACTGTACCCCGCCTTCGCCGACACACGGGAGTACAAGCTGCTTAAG GAGCTGATTGAACACCTGGAGGAGCAGAACGTGGAAGGGTTCACCGAAGCCGTCAAGAACTACGACAGCATATCCCGCCTCGACCAATGGTACACGACCATTCTGGTGCGCATCAAGAAGCAAATCAACGACGACGCCGACCTGCGTTGA
- the LOC105394007 gene encoding alpha-soluble NSF attachment protein isoform X3 yields the protein MADSNEQKAMQLMAEAEKKLNSSKSFLGSLFGGSSKVEEAVDCYLRAANLFKMSKKWAQGGQAFCLAAQLHLKAGVRHDAATNFVDASNCYKKCDPNEAVSCILKAVEIYTDMGRFTVAAKQHQNIAELYETECVDLARAMQHYEQAADYFRGEESTSSANKCMLKLAQYAAQLEHYDKAIQIYEQIAKSSLDSSLLKYSAKEYMFRAALCHLCVDAQNAAFALDKYIGLYPAFADTREYKLLKELIEHLEEQNVEGFTEAVKNYDSISRLDQWYTTILVRIKKQINDDADLR from the exons ATGGCAGACAGCAATGAACAGAAGGCTATGCAGTTGATGGCGGAGGCCGaaaagaaattaaattcatcGAAATCCTTCCTTGGGTCACTTTTTGG TGGTTCATCGAAGGTGGAGGAAGCGGTGGACTGCTACCTGCGGGCTGCGAACCTCTTCAAGATGTCCAAGAAGTGGGCGCAGGGCGGGCAGGCGTTCTGCCTCGCCGCGCAGCTGCATCTAAAAGCCGGTGTCCGCCACGATGCCGCCACCAACTTTGTCGACGCCTCTAATTGTTACAAGAAGTGTGATCCTAATG AGGCGGTTTCATGTATTCTAAAGGCGGTAGAAATCTACACGGACATGGGTCGCTTCACCGTCGCCGCCAAACAACATCAG AACATAGCGGAGCTCTACGAGACCGAGTGCGTGGACCTGGCGCGAGCGATGCAGCACTACGAGCAGGCCGCCGACTACTTCCGCGGCGAGGAGTCCACGTCCAGCGCCAACAAGTGCATGTTGAAGCTCGCCCAGTACGCGGCTCAACTGGAGCATTATGACAAGGCTATACAGATCTATGAACAG ATCGCCAAATCATCGCTCGACAGCAGCCTGCTCAAGTACAGCGCCAAGGAGTAC ATGTTCCGCGCTGCCCTCTGCCACCTCTGTGTGGACGCGCAGAACGCGGCCTTCGCATTGGATAAATACATCGGACTGTACCCCGCCTTCGCCGACACACGGGAGTACAAGCTGCTTAAG GAGCTGATTGAACACCTGGAGGAGCAGAACGTGGAAGGGTTCACCGAAGCCGTCAAGAACTACGACAGCATATCCCGCCTCGACCAATGGTACACGACCATTCTGGTGCGCATCAAGAAGCAAATCAACGACGACGCCGACCTGCGTTGA
- the LOC105394007 gene encoding alpha-soluble NSF attachment protein isoform X2, which produces MADSNEQKAMQLMAEAEKKLNSSKSFLGSLFGGSSKVEEAVDCYLRAANLFKMSKKWAQGGQAFCLAAQLHLKAGVRHDAATNFVDASNCYKKCDPNEAVSCILKAVEIYTDMGRFTVAAKQHQNIAELYETECVDLARAMQHYEQAADYFRGEESTSSANKCMLKLAQYAAQLEHYDKAIQIYEQIAKSSLDSSLLKYSAKEYMFRAALCHLCVDAQNAAFALDKYIGLYPAFADTREYKLLKELIEHLEEQNVEGFTEAVKNYDSISRLDQWYTTILVRIKKQINDDADLR; this is translated from the exons ATGGCAGACAGCAATGAACAGAAGGCTATGCAGTTGATGGCGGAGGCCGaaaagaaattaaattcatcGAAATCCTTCCTTGGGTCACTTTTTGG TGGTTCATCGAAGGTGGAGGAAGCGGTGGACTGCTACCTGCGGGCTGCGAACCTCTTCAAGATGTCCAAGAAGTGGGCGCAGGGCGGGCAGGCGTTCTGCCTCGCCGCGCAGCTGCATCTAAAAGCCGGTGTCCGCCACGATGCCGCCACCAACTTTGTCGACGCCTCTAATTGTTACAAGAAGTGTGATCCTAATG AGGCGGTTTCATGTATTCTAAAGGCGGTAGAAATCTACACGGACATGGGTCGCTTCACCGTCGCCGCCAAACAACATCAG AACATAGCGGAGCTCTACGAGACCGAGTGCGTGGACCTGGCGCGAGCGATGCAGCACTACGAGCAGGCCGCCGACTACTTCCGCGGCGAGGAGTCCACGTCCAGCGCCAACAAGTGCATGTTGAAGCTCGCCCAGTACGCGGCTCAACTGGAGCATTATGACAAGGCTATACAGATCTATGAACAG ATCGCCAAATCATCGCTCGACAGCAGCCTGCTCAAGTACAGCGCCAAG GAGTACATGTTCCGCGCTGCCCTCTGCCACCTCTGTGTGGACGCGCAGAACGCGGCCTTCGCATTGGATAAATACATCGGACTGTACCCCGCCTTCGCCGACACACGGGAGTACAAGCTGCTTAAG GAGCTGATTGAACACCTGGAGGAGCAGAACGTGGAAGGGTTCACCGAAGCCGTCAAGAACTACGACAGCATATCCCGCCTCGACCAATGGTACACGACCATTCTGGTGCGCATCAAGAAGCAAATCAACGACGACGCCGACCTGCGTTGA